Below is a genomic region from Medicago truncatula cultivar Jemalong A17 chromosome 3, MtrunA17r5.0-ANR, whole genome shotgun sequence.
TATTGTAACCGAAAATCATCTAACATGGattcaaattaatatataaaataatattcaacTTGCTAACGAATAATATCTTTATAAAAAAgtatcttaaaaaaatgtatctttAAAAATATTACTGCTGAcgcctttttatttatttatttattggttaAGTATCATAGTagacacattttaaatgtggagaagtggggtgtccgatgTTCGAATCcgacttttatatatattatgaaatgtcCCTACCTATTAAGATATGTTCACGAgggcattttatttattttcaccataatttaaatacaaatatacatatttCTTAGTTATCATCTAATGTAATTAATTCATGTAGGAATGGAATTCAGGTTCAACAATTCATCCTTGCTATTAACCATTTGAGTCAAATTGTTTATCtaatttatttgatatatttttttgatatatattaatataacaagtaAATAAGAAAACcctttttttagagaaaaaataaataaataaagaaaaagttcTTGTGGTTTTTAGcggaaaaataagaaaaagaccTTGTGATATGCAACATGGTTTTCTTTTCATATCCATAGCATTATTTTACTCATGGCCAGGATTGACTAGAGAAAGTGCCACTTTGCAGAAATGGCGCTAGCAGCACTTGCTTCTTGTTCTTTTTCTATAACAACGTTTCATCCCTACTACCCATCAAATCCTTCACACTCCCGTTCACCCTCAACATTTTCCCCTCATCTTCAAACTCAATCCTCCTTTTCCTTCCTCGCCAAATCACCACCACCAAACAACCACTTTTTCCGTTTTCATTTTCGACCCTCCATCCTTTGCCGCTGTAGTAGTTACTCCCCCAATGTCAATACGTATATCGGTAATTAAACTTCTCTCACACATTTTCTCAAATACCTTACATGCATTCGCTAacgtattttattttatttttcattttgcaGGTACACTTGTCTCTTTATTTGAAGAAATCGGTATTAGTTTCAAGCAAACAGAATTGCTCTTACTCAATGCCCCTGAACTTAACTCTATTCCATTGGATTCATTGCGTGATCGCgttttttcattatattctcTCGGGTTAGATCGTGTTTCCATCAATCACTTAGTTACTGAACGTTTAACTGTCCTAACTGCTAATGAAATTGACCCATTGTTGAGTTTTTTGAGAAATGAATTACAAGGACAACTTGAGAAATCGAAGCTGAAGCGGCTTTTATTAGCTAATGAAACGAAAAATTTATCTGGGTTTCCTCAGAAGGTTCGATTGCTTGTTGATAGTGGAATTCCTGTTGATAAGATTGTACATGTGCTCAACAAAGTGAATTTGTCGAAGGCGATTTGTCATAGGTCAATAGATGAAATTGAAAGAATTATAGATTTCTTAAAACCCTTTGGTGGTATTCATTTGATTGTGAAGCATCCTGTAATTCTCAATTGTGATTTGCATAATCAGCTTATTCCTAGAATTAGAGTTCTTACTGCGTTAAGTGGTGGAGATGAGGATAGTATTGGGAAAGTGCTGAATAGGTTTCCTATTATCTTGAATTATAGTGTGGAACATCTTGAGGAACATATAAAGTTTCTGAGGTGTTTTGCAGACCTTGATGATCAACAAATATTTAAGATAGTGTTGGTGTTTCCGGCTATCTTTACCAGTAGCAGAGAGAGGAAACTGCGTCCTAGAATACAATTTCTCAAGGAATGTGGGTTAGACGCTGACGAAATCTTCAAGTTATTGACCAAAGCAGCGTTGTTTTTGAGCATTTCGTTCCGTTCGAACCTTGCGTATAAGCTTGGGGTTTTGGTCAAGATTGGGTATAAATATAGGACGAAGGAGTTAGCAGTGGCGATTGCAGCTTCTACTAGAATAAGCTGTGAGAATATGCAGAAGATGGTTAGCCTATTCTTGAATTATGGGTTTTCATTAGAAGACATTTTTGCTATGAGCAAGAAGCATCCTCAGATACTGCAGTATCATCATGCCTCTCTAGAGAAGAAGATGGATTACATGATAGAGGAGATGAATCGTGACATTCAAGAGTTGCTGGATTTTCCTGCATATCTTGGATACAAGCTTGATGACAGAATTAAGCATAGGTATGAAATAAAGAAGGATTTAAGGGGGGAACAAATGTCTATCAATAAGCTTTTAACTGTTTCAAGTGAGAACTTCACTGGCAAACGAAAAAAGGTTTCTTCTGTAAAATCTGAATTGAAATAAAGGTGAACAGCTTAACCCTGTTTCCCTTTTCCTTGTACATTAGTTTTGCTGCCCCtagttattttgtttattcCCTATGTTTCAAGGACTTTAATCCCAAGAAAAGTTAGTGCCAAGAGTAATACTTCTTCCTGTGTTTGATAATATCCCCACTCCTAAATTGTTGACAGAAGAATTTAAAAAACTGAGGTGAGACTAGCTACAATAAACTGCTAAAACTTGTAAACGTTGCCTTAAAGACTGTTTTAGAAGTAGTAATTTTCTAATGTAAAATACTTTATTTTAAGTAACAACTCCTGAGAATATTTGCTGCTTAGCTATGGATATGCCGACCATAAATCCCTATATCAACATTTTTATACTTGAAATTATAAAGATttagaccattttttttttggttacaaaagaTTTAGACCATTTAGTCCCTTAAATTTGTGCAAACAATAATTTAGCCATTTAAATTAAAGACCGTAAAGCcaataagtcttttttttttaaattagaacAATTTTAGAGGTTCGTCTTGATGCAATAAGCGACTATTCAAAGCAATTTATGAGCATTTTATAAGTTTGTATGAATGTTTTCTGAAACAATATTTTGGTCGAGAAGCTACAATCGACTGACGTTCTTTCGTTTAAGGGACTAAAttactatttcaaaaaatttaaaaattaaattctttcaCCCCTGTGATTTCAGAGATGGAAATGTCGAtttatttgaccaaaaattGATTTCCTTGAAGAGGTGTTCAAAatcgaaccaatccaaaccgaaaccGTAAAAAACTGCATATGATTCGGATGCAATCAgatcatttttttactcaaccgcatggtttggtttggtttgcggttttcattttaccaactgaatcaaaccaaaccaaaccgcaacataaGACAAATATTTATTAAACATATTTCACCTAGACCAATACTCTTATAAACTCAAtggaaacttttataaaatgacattttttctcttgtttagttccttctttactttttatttcaaaaacgtATTTATGTGCTGCTTGtacttttagagaatgataaaatcttagtATTTTGCATTTCTTACAAAATATGATTACTTTTTGTCCACGTTTTTAACTTGGTCTATGTCGTTGGAATcattgtaaaatgaaaattaaattgtaatgtttgatgaaattgaaaacattGCGAAAAATATGTTGCTTTTCGgctttttaacttaattttaatgttggaaacaaaaaattatatcgtCTCGAAAAATCCGCACTAATCgatccaaaccaaaccgcattggttgatttggtttggttcggattttgtttttaaagtcaaccgaaccaaaccaaaccgcatgaTTTTTTATCTTGCGGTTCAAATTACTTTTAccctcaaaaccgaaccaaaccgcactGCGAACACCCGTATTGGTTTggttttctcttttctctccagATGATGCAATGTTGTTGCCTGCAGAAGTAACAGAATCAATAGAATTGACCAATTAAACGAGGTTGTGGCTTTGCATAAAGGTATCTGTTGTTGAAAAACACCTGCCTTGCCTGTTTGTAAATTGTAACTTGTAAGAATACATCCCGGGCATCCGAATTTTGGATATCCTTCGTATTTAATTGGTCATATTTGCCTGGAACATGGGTGTTTTACCACCTCTATTAGAGAAGGATCTCAAAATCCACATGTAGGTGTCCGAAAAGAAAGAGTGATATTTCAAGGGAGCTTCTTCACCTATGTTTTTTAAAAACCGACTATGTCCAAAAGTAATTTGGATGGGTGTATTTGGAGCTAAAATCATATCGTTCGGGTGTGTTCATCCGGTCAAGTTCGGTTTTTAAGAAATCGTTTGAAAGGTAGTTCTCTAATTTCGAAGTTAGACATATGTTTTAGGGAAAATAAAACAgacaactttttcaaaacaaaaccaacagACCAATACGTCCTATTTTAATGGAAGCGGGGGAGCCataagggaacttctacggtacacctgcAAATTACGGTGTATCGGTACTCTagcttacaatttttataatttaactataattttttatgaaaaaaataggtgtttgttgacatatatattttagaaaatatcattttataagaaaaaatatcatttcattttttataaaaatcatactaatttttttatattttattgtaaaaaataatcaaaaatctctattatgagtaataagaattcagaaaaatcaaattttattgcgttgacgattttggtaaataagatttagttattataatcataggtgatagaaaataattttttcctacaaaaaataacttatttaactattaatttaaggatttggtgtaccaatacactcaaattattgggtgtaccatagaatttgccgaGCCATAAAGCCAACAAGGTTTGCCGGCAAGGCGAAAAATTCAGAAAGAAAATTACAATGTCtagtaaaaaaagttaaaatattttgggAAGGGACGGCATTCTCATGTCAACCTTGACTCCATCCTTGGTTGAGACTTAGATTCAACTTTGTGTCAAGAAATCAACTGTTTGTGGTGCAGCCTCCAAATCTATAAGTAACGGGGGAGTCGAACATGGCTTCTGATGATTTTTCACAAGATGTTGTCTTTACTATTTGGTTGAGAACTCACTGGGCATCCTTATACTATCAAAAAATGCTAAAGCTGCTTTGCCCATTTTCTGGATTATGGAACAATAAATGTGGTAAACATCACCCTATCTTCCACAACCATTCTATCCCATAGAAACTCAACAGTCATAATTAGAACTGTCACAAAACCAGTCCACTCATATTGATCATCCACTTTGGCCTCATTACAAGCATCACAAACAGATACTACATTAGTTTTCAAGTCTACATTTAAGAAGAAAGCTATGGCAGTCAAACCAGATACATTAAAGACAAATCTCATACACTTCAACAGGACTTTCTAACTATAAAGCTCTTGCTTGGTTGTATATTTGTATACCTGTCACTTTGATTTCTCTTGGCAGCCAACATCTACCTAATAAACTCAAAACGCGGTAAAGGAATAAAgtgaaaaatgatttaaaattttgagtAATCTGGAAAAGTAATAACACAAAGCAGAACAAAACGAACGATGAAAGAAAGCAGATGACATTGTCAGAGGAAAAGATGTATCGTGGAAGTTATGTGCAGCACACTCAATGGTGCATCTCTTTCATTTTACAATCACTGGCTATCCAAGTGTACAttattataaactttaaaaCTTGGTTTGCACTTGAAAGTTAAAACCCCAGAGTCTCCATTAGAATTTCATATGCAACTTCTTGCTCCAAAGAAATTGCTATTACTATCCGCTAATCATGTACAAGCTCTTGTGTTCTTAGAAAATGAGTTTCACGTGGAATTCCTTTCATTCTTGCAGAGAGGGTTCTTTAGCCGGTTCAACCACTATAGGCTCCAATTTATCTGCTTCACCATTTCCTTTGGGAATAATGAGTCCATAACctccttcttttcttttgtataCAATGTTAACCTCCCCTGAAACAAAGGAAGTACACTTTGTTACCCCCTAAGATAGCATAAAATTGAGCCGAGACAATAAAATGTAGTGAGAAACATGGTCAAACCAAAGATAGCTAAAACAGTAGTATTTACTGACCAGATTCTTCATTTCGAAAAGCATAGAAGTCATGAGCAACCATTTCCAACTGGTCAATTGCTTCAAACACAGTTAAAGGAGGCATGTCGAAGTATTTTGTCCGAACAACCTGTAAAACAGCCTCACAACTAGAGTAAGTGCAATGTAaggaaaataaacaataaataacaaaacaGCAGCAGCATCTCTTGATAAGTAATGATATATCATCAATCAACATAAACAGTGTAAGAGCAAACTGCAAATCTACTTCCAAACgtgaaattgaagtttttctAATCAGTTTGGAGgataattttcaattatatttctAGAATGACACAGCCTAATATGATACTTCTAGCTACATAATGATTAATATCAACAATTAAGGTACCAACCTCTTCAATaagttcttcttcttcctccttctGTGGGGAGATTTCAGTTTCATCCTCCGTGGGTAATGGCAATACTGCCTCTCTAAATTTCAACCTATTGGATCCCTTCATGTGGCGACCATGATCAGTTTCTTTTTCCTTAATCTTTCTCAGCTTTCTCTGAATGACCGAGGACACCAAATCTATACTCGCATAGGTAGTTTCCGCATGTTCCTCAGCCCGCACCACCCCATGCCTCTTTGTAAACAAAGTAACCTAATGCAAATCGTCGAAATCAACTAATTAATTCAAGACCCTGAATCCATCATAggttacaacaacaacaaaagcaaaattagaAAATGCAAGAGTGAGATCTACTACCTCACATCTACGTGTtctaggtcctcgaccaaattCTCCTCCACCGCGAGTAGATAGCCTGACATCAACTTCCCTGACTAAATAGCTGTGCTTCTGAACTGCTCTTCCCACTTTCTCCTCTACGTGCTGTTTCACCGCATCATTCAGCTGAACTCAACCACAGTTAGTAAATGAGTTATACAATCACACTAACCGTTGCTTTCATAACCTTAATTAATTACACTTATTCTTCTCATTATTTCATTGTGAATGTAATttcaatctttatttttctctacTTTACTTTTATCAATAATTTCTATCCAGAATAGTAATGATGATAATAAAATGGAAATGGAATAGATTGATTATACCTGCATATTTTTACCCTGGATGATTAATTTGACGGAAGAGAGTGGACCGTCCCATGACATACGAACAACGGAGAGTGAACCGCCGCTGCCGCCGCgtttagttgttgttgttgtggcgGCATACTTCAATTTGAGAAACTGTGATGTGCCTCCTTCTCCTGTCAAGAATGTTGTGGAGGGTAACTTGGTCTTTATGGATGAGAGTTGAGGAGGAAGAGAGAGTACAGAAAGGCACCGCGtggaagaaggagaagaataaGAGGAGGATGTGTGGAAGGTGAAGTGAGTCGCCATTGACATATTATGAATGAAGATTTTTCTGTAtatatgaaagaaagaaagaagaggaaAATAATGATGATGGTGAAAGCGTTTGTTTAATAACGGTTGTCTCTTTCCATTTTGGATGACGATGAACATTCAACTGTGTCTCACACGCGGGCCATTTTCCAGCCTACTCGTAGATTATCCATaactttttcatatatttatttattgaattaattaagtttttgtccctataaatatctgcagttttgtttttagttcctataaaaataaatcacactttttaatctttacaaaattttccgttagtatTTTTaatccctgttaaattaaaatttgtttaattatgcttaaacttttaaatttttaaaagattttttacagACATGTTTATAACATTGTgagacactcttttataaaatcttttagtttttttaacatgtaatgaattaaatatgaatttttctaaaaaccaaattttcaaaattatattaatgaaaatttggaaccaataataaaattttgagctactTTTTTGCGGatgaactttgtataatattctaaataagtatgtaaaaaatatgttgaaaatttaaaagtttaagcacaattaaacaaattttaattttacaagaactaaaagtatgtgtttgtccctcttaaattaaaatttgtttaattgtacttaaacttttatatttttaaatgatttttaacggacatgttaagaacattataataatctctttcataaaaaattagaattttttaacatgtaatgaattaaatataattttttttaaacgccaaaaattcaaaataaacctaacaaaaatttggacttaaaaataaaattttgagctaactTATTGCGGATGAatgttttataatgttttaaacaagtatgtaaaaaatcattaaaaatttttaaattttaagcataattaaacaacatttaatttaacagggactataaacactaacggaaaattttgtagggactaaaacgtgtaatttatttttataaagactaaaaacaaaactgcagatatttatagggaccaaaaacttaattaatccttatttatttatttcaaatacaactattttatttaagaaataaaCTAGACCTCTACCCGGAACCGCCAATATTTGTAGAATTATTCTTAATAGTGTTTTAAACATATAGTATGAATATGCTATGATATTGGTCGCGTTTTAAATTTAGACCGTGTTTGTAAAtgaaatagtgttttttttttcgagTTGGGAAAAATAAATAGGTGTTTGAGTAATTCTTAAGAGAgtcattctttctttcttttttcttaccaAATCACAGCTCATTCTTAATAATATAGACAAACTTGATTTTATATTGTTGGTCTATATGGTCAACATTTACACGCACTAAAGGGGATGAATAGCGATTTAAAAATTTTACGGAATTTTAGCGAAAGTGATTTAGAAAATGTTGACCGATTGGAATTATGTTTGAACAATCACAACAACTATGATAAATAGACAAGACTATGCTACTATAAGATTTACAAATGAATTGAGAGATTCAAAAGCTAAATCTTATTCCAATCAAATATTAATGATTCTTATACAGTTTGTAAAACAAGACAATTGACAAACCAAATCTATAAGCAATTAATCCAACTATAACCAATAACACAATGtatatgtaattgatgaattggcAAAGAATTGAAACTAGAGTGATCTAAGCAAAATAAGAGAAAACCTAATTCAAGGAATTAAGTCAAGTTTAACAAAATTGATCTCGATCACATTCAATTTCTATTCcatcaattaatcaattatacatatacaattatcaaaattaaagagGATAAGGAAGAGAAACGATACAAAGATTTATAGTAGTTCACCCTTTTGTCCTCGCTTCGGGATACATCTACTCTTCTTGGTGGAAAACTCCTCCGCCAAGGACTTTCACTAAAATATGAATGTTGAATTACAATGTGATTACAAGAGTTCCTTGAAGCTACCCTAGTTCTTCAACCCTTATATAAACACTCCCCCAAACTTCAAATACCCTTTGAATTTTGTGCTTCTTGTTGTCTTCGAATTCTCAATCACTCGTGAAACCTTTCGAGCTCTTCGATGCTCCGTCCGACAATTTGATCCCCTTGAACATAAGAACAAATAGAAAGAACCCACAACCcctttggaggtggaatgaAATCCCTCAATTCACTTTAGTACCTTGACACACTAATCATGAACCTTGAAAGCAATCAACTTACAATCCTTATAGCACCCTAGCAATCTATGACTCAAAGATcaaagtgattctaagaaaaagtaTTTAATCTTGAAAAATTTATGAACTATAAGGGTTGGAGACTCTATAGAGAATAAATGCAAATGATTAAATACTTTGGTTGTTATAAGGAAGTGTATATATGGAAAAGGATGGGAAATGCAAAATTTCGGCCAAAAACAACAGTGTATTGGTTTACTTAATGTGTGAATTGATTCAGACAGCTAAATGACAAGCCAGATGAACTATGAAGATTGATATCATCAAACACCTTTTGAATCAATTCAAATGTCCCCGGATAAAGATTGATACGATTCAAAGTCAAAGAGTTTTTATGATATGATTCAACAAagtttgaatcgattcactgTGATGTTATTcatgaaaaattgaattgattCGAAAGGTGTGACACAAGGAAAATGGACAGAAAGAATGTTTGATACGAAACAATGAATCATGAATCGAATCAAGCATCTCAAGGAAGGACTTAGTCACACAAAAGTGAAGTTTCCTATACACAACAACACACAAGACATCAAGGGATCACATGACACAATCAGGCATGGTTTGCTAGGTGCTTTAACAAGTTTCTAAGCTAAAGCTAATCAACATAAAAACATCATCAAATAAACCTAGCTATTTAGacatcatcaaaacacaaaCCTATAACTAAAAGCAATATCATCTTCAATCTCCTCCTTTTTGATGATGTCAAACACACGTTGATGATGTGGGCTAATCTCCCTCAGAAACatagcatacaagaaaacacaCCAAATAAGCAAGCAATCATGGCAATATATAACATAGGGTATAGTCATGTATGAAGGAATTCAGCAACATAATCTCCCCCTTTAGCAACGTCAAAAAGGGATAGTAACCAAAGTGGAGCAAAACAAAGATAGATAGAAACAGGCGAGTAAGCAGTCACAATTGACTACAGGCCGACATGCAATCAAGAAAAATAAGCATGcataaaatcaacaatattGATAACAACAAACATGGATACCAATAACCATTAACACGGGCATAAACATGACAACCAATTTTCATAAACGAGACAACAATCATGataaagtaacctccccattaAGAATGTAGAAGAGGGATGGTGCATAGGtgatttttacaaaacaaatgcCCAACACgcaatttcaaaatcaaaatcaatttgtcATGCAATTTATTTTGTGTGCATTTGAACAAACAAAGTTTTATATAACACCCCTCCAAAACAAATAACATGTAAACAATCACAATTGAATTACAGGCAAGCATGCAAGGCAAAGCatagagaaaataataaaatcaacaagaaaCAATTACTCATGCATAAAGTTACAATTGTAACATGAGAAGAACATGTCAAACACAAGATAGGGTAAGAGGTAATATTCAAAGAGAAgtcaaaacatatttaacactcAATAAAAATTCTTTACGAAGAATTTGTaggattataattataaattaaatgataGTGTGTGTGCGCGCACGCGCGTGTATTTGAAcaaaaatgtgtgtgtgtgtattctaattaattttaaatagaagGGCAATTTTGTAACTAGCTTAAaaaagatccttaaaaaaagacaATAACATGCTTAATGTACAAAACATGTaataaagacaaacttttaacGAAATAATATTTGGAATGATGAAAGTGAGTGTAAATTAGTGAAGGTTGCTAACTTGCATCTTAATAATACTTATAAAAATGAGTGTAAATAATCAAGTGGATGTAggttgctaacttgcaccttaataGTTATAGgtgggtgtagcttgctaacttgcaccttagtaTTTTTAGGTGGTGTAAGTTAGCAGCTCCCATATGCATCTatatattatgattaaaaaatggAGTATGCATCTAATCCTactaactatatatataaaaatcgaagtccatcaaaataaataaataaattacatagttATTAGCGGAAATTAGTTACACTTGTGATGATCGTTGTccgtaattaatttttttttaaaaaaataaattaaactttgaaaaatgcaattatgcacattaaattaagaagataacgagttttaataaggattattatgaaattttggtggactttgatttttatatattgttattgttgttagaAGAAGTAGATGTTAGTAGATTTATATCACTAATTACTTCGCCCgtgtataaaaataattattagtaGAAGTAGATGTTGGTAGATTTGTATCAGTAACGACTTCGCCcgtgtataataataatttttaaagttaacagTGACAACTTGTTTCGTGTATAATAAATCTTTTAAAGTTAACACATGAAATTAAGAAGATAGTGAATTTTAATAAGGAcggttatgaaattttgaaggacttcgattatatatatatatatatattgttagtagAAGTAGATGTTAGTAAATTTGTATCGGTCCCCCTAAAAAAAGTAGATATTAGTGACGACTTCGCccatgtataataataatttttaaagttaacaaTGACAACTTATTTcgtgtataataaatattttacaatataatccctacaaaaatattttataatatatataagtgatgacatgtcacatggttaataattattttgaaatttatatgaGCGACAAATTGTTTATTatgtactaatttttttaaaaaaattaattacagaTAATGATCATGTATAACTAATTTCCACCGATAACTAtagactaatttatttattttgctggACTTCGTTTTTTAGATATTGTTAGAAGAAGTAGATGTTGGTAGATTTATATCAGTGACAATTTcaccataataataattattaaagttttttttaagttaacaataacaacttgtttcatgtataataaatattttataatatatatatatatatatatatatatatatatatatatatatatatatatcagtgatgacatgtcacatggttaataattatcttaaaattcataTCGGCTAAAACTTGTCTCTTtgtgttataattattttgaatttatactTGATGATAACAAATGCTGTgtataattctattattttgttAAGTTAGTATTTCACCTACGTTAtggtttgaaaaaaaaggagaataatgtttttttgaaggaagaagaataatgtttaataatatatatcaatGTATCTCTTGTCTCgtgtataataattattttataatatatatcagtGATGACAAATCATATGTTCAATActtatgtcctcgtgagcttaactcggTTGGTTTGGATAATGCATGATATAtccaaggtccggggttcaaactccgaccactaccaaaatatgttcaatatttattttaaaatttatattagtatgtcttgtttataataattttttaaaaattttgcgttgtataatatattttaaaattctgaagTGATGAGTTGAccttttataatatattttatcaatcttttttaaaacttgTCTCTTAAACTATTTATACCTCGTCTATTACTGCCTCACTTCAAATCTATACACATCACTCTTTTTCTACGACTCTCTTTGATATGTTGTACGTATCAAACGATCAATGTTTTACCGTTATTTTTATGTaacaatgaaatatatttaccttatgtttttatgaatataatatatttttttaatattcattaattaatgtaacaaCACGTCTttatatcttgtaaaaaaacacgtcgttatgtatatatatatatatatatatatatatatatatatatatttaaaataacatttattaaattatatttttagaggttaaataaactactactattttttattatttgataaagaaattattattatttatatattttttaaagaatttatttatttttatttttattatgttacactaattttgcaataaaaaaagtctaTACCCCTTTACCCCTTTCTATCTCGTACAAACCtagagtatttttttataattttatttttattttactttttgtcatttaactttattccaCACACACCATATttatttgggttaaatatgtttttggtccttataaatatgtcaatttttcattttagttcctctaaaaattttcttcaacttttagtccctataaaattttcaatcactacttttggtccctatttttaatttaatttttgtattttttaataaaatagtacagaaatgtgtcaa
It encodes:
- the LOC11425207 gene encoding ribosome-binding factor PSRP1, chloroplastic, with the translated sequence MFIVIQNGKRQPLLNKRFHHHHYFPLLSFFHIYRKIFIHNMSMATHFTFHTSSSYSSPSSTRCLSVLSLPPQLSSIKTKLPSTTFLTGEGGTSQFLKLKYAATTTTTKRGGSGGSLSVVRMSWDGPLSSVKLIIQGKNMQLNDAVKQHVEEKVGRAVQKHSYLVREVDVRLSTRGGGEFGRGPRTRRCEVTLFTKRHGVVRAEEHAETTYASIDLVSSVIQRKLRKIKEKETDHGRHMKGSNRLKFREAVLPLPTEDETEISPQKEEEEELIEEVVRTKYFDMPPLTVFEAIDQLEMVAHDFYAFRNEESGEVNIVYKRKEGGYGLIIPKGNGEADKLEPIVVEPAKEPSLQE
- the LOC11421673 gene encoding transcription termination factor MTERF8, chloroplastic, translating into MALAALASCSFSITTFHPYYPSNPSHSRSPSTFSPHLQTQSSFSFLAKSPPPNNHFFRFHFRPSILCRCSSYSPNVNTYIGTLVSLFEEIGISFKQTELLLLNAPELNSIPLDSLRDRVFSLYSLGLDRVSINHLVTERLTVLTANEIDPLLSFLRNELQGQLEKSKLKRLLLANETKNLSGFPQKVRLLVDSGIPVDKIVHVLNKVNLSKAICHRSIDEIERIIDFLKPFGGIHLIVKHPVILNCDLHNQLIPRIRVLTALSGGDEDSIGKVLNRFPIILNYSVEHLEEHIKFLRCFADLDDQQIFKIVLVFPAIFTSSRERKLRPRIQFLKECGLDADEIFKLLTKAALFLSISFRSNLAYKLGVLVKIGYKYRTKELAVAIAASTRISCENMQKMVSLFLNYGFSLEDIFAMSKKHPQILQYHHASLEKKMDYMIEEMNRDIQELLDFPAYLGYKLDDRIKHRYEIKKDLRGEQMSINKLLTVSSENFTGKRKKVSSVKSELK